A region of Allocoleopsis franciscana PCC 7113 DNA encodes the following proteins:
- a CDS encoding glycosyltransferase gives MRVSPASRKVSQPKHKPLPKTQTKNLVPPWIWAIFIASLLFFVGTVYFTSWTSTGPTFLPSELSSPSSVFISPFITPLTPPGVRYLPEFLHLPENSVEILWPVAGAALLSVLTCIVPSTNWTRLIVKVILIVLATRYMIWRTVGDTMNFSTWFSSALSLWLYAVEVFGFVGLVLTSLQTIWSNARLRSAQADRYYQDIQSGQYLPSVDVFVPTYSEQDFIVRRTVVGCQAMDYPNKKVYILDDSIRPQMKALAEELGCGYVTRKPGTINKHAKAGNLNNALPQTDGELITVMDADFVPFKHFLTRTVGFFQQRDVAIVQTPQNFYNPDHHTRNLGIDHLFPNDLAQFFEHDQSTRDVANAAMCCGTSYVIRRKALESIGGYFTRCVSEDSSSSTLLLTRGWRVVYLNETLSMGESTRNYRDFLKQRMRWLQGNLQIFYCAKEVPIWSKMNWIQKSYMVTHLTGCFQPLVRVTFLLSPLVSLYLGVSSYISTLPEFLYYCAPFLLLLVGTFSWASNYCNSYFYSEVHQTILCFPGLIRLFSTLKSPFGKGFAVTPKGVTVGKKNYNFRSTWPLLLVMALTFIIIGLQLMGYRMGLWQVLSNPEFGLVFYWLIYNCIIMGLSVLAAIDQPEKRLMDRFPLRTACKLTCGNRHYWGHTDDVSEGGAGMTLITEEVIQRHSSVVLEFLEGGVSLEAEVVKSRRKHHSTSVSVRFTNLTPEQNRHIIEILYTEKNWWKRSKRIGGLDSFLAILSAFLRFRPVMTVYDGQSSGQNKI, from the coding sequence ATGCGCGTCAGTCCAGCTTCCAGAAAAGTATCCCAACCCAAACACAAACCTCTCCCTAAAACCCAGACTAAAAATCTAGTTCCGCCTTGGATTTGGGCTATCTTTATCGCTAGCTTACTTTTCTTTGTCGGTACGGTTTATTTCACCAGTTGGACGAGTACTGGCCCAACTTTTCTTCCAAGTGAATTGTCGAGTCCGTCGTCTGTCTTTATCAGTCCATTTATTACGCCTTTAACTCCTCCCGGTGTGCGTTACTTGCCTGAATTTCTACACTTACCGGAAAATTCTGTGGAAATTCTCTGGCCTGTTGCGGGTGCGGCTTTACTTTCAGTATTAACCTGTATTGTTCCCTCGACTAACTGGACTCGCCTGATTGTCAAAGTCATCTTAATTGTGCTGGCAACTCGCTACATGATTTGGCGGACGGTGGGCGATACGATGAACTTTTCAACTTGGTTCAGTAGTGCTCTGAGTTTATGGTTATATGCTGTTGAAGTCTTCGGTTTTGTTGGGCTAGTTTTGACCAGTTTGCAAACGATTTGGTCAAATGCCCGTTTGCGAAGCGCTCAAGCCGATCGCTACTATCAAGATATCCAATCGGGTCAATATTTACCCTCTGTTGATGTGTTCGTTCCGACTTACAGTGAACAGGATTTTATTGTCCGGCGGACAGTGGTGGGTTGTCAGGCAATGGATTATCCCAACAAGAAAGTTTATATCCTGGATGACTCAATTCGTCCTCAAATGAAAGCACTGGCTGAGGAATTGGGATGTGGATATGTGACTCGTAAACCGGGCACTATTAACAAGCACGCCAAAGCAGGAAACTTGAATAATGCACTTCCTCAAACCGATGGGGAACTGATTACGGTGATGGATGCGGATTTTGTGCCTTTCAAGCATTTCCTGACTCGCACCGTAGGATTCTTTCAGCAACGGGATGTAGCGATTGTCCAGACGCCGCAGAATTTTTATAATCCCGATCATCACACCCGTAACTTGGGAATCGATCATCTGTTTCCTAATGATTTGGCACAGTTTTTTGAGCATGATCAATCCACACGGGATGTGGCGAATGCGGCAATGTGCTGCGGCACTTCTTATGTGATTCGGCGTAAGGCGTTGGAGTCGATTGGAGGATATTTTACTCGTTGCGTGTCGGAAGATTCTTCGAGTTCTACTTTGCTTCTGACTCGTGGATGGCGTGTGGTTTATTTGAATGAAACACTCAGTATGGGAGAGTCTACTCGCAATTACAGAGACTTTCTCAAGCAACGGATGCGCTGGTTGCAAGGTAATCTCCAGATTTTTTATTGTGCCAAGGAGGTTCCAATTTGGTCGAAGATGAATTGGATTCAGAAAAGTTATATGGTCACTCACTTAACGGGATGCTTTCAACCTTTGGTGCGGGTGACGTTTTTGCTTTCTCCTTTGGTTAGTCTTTATTTGGGGGTTTCGTCCTATATTTCAACGTTGCCGGAATTCCTCTACTACTGTGCGCCTTTTTTGCTGTTGTTAGTGGGTACGTTTAGCTGGGCTTCTAATTATTGCAACTCTTACTTTTATAGTGAGGTTCATCAAACAATTCTTTGTTTTCCGGGTTTAATCCGTCTTTTTTCTACCCTGAAAAGTCCTTTTGGAAAAGGGTTTGCTGTAACGCCTAAAGGGGTGACGGTTGGTAAGAAGAATTATAATTTTCGTTCTACTTGGCCTCTGTTGTTGGTGATGGCACTGACATTTATAATTATTGGTTTGCAGTTAATGGGATACCGCATGGGACTGTGGCAGGTTCTCTCTAATCCTGAGTTTGGCTTGGTATTTTATTGGTTAATTTACAACTGTATTATCATGGGGTTGTCGGTATTGGCGGCGATCGATCAGCCTGAAAAACGATTGATGGATCGTTTTCCGTTACGTACTGCTTGTAAGTTAACTTGTGGTAACCGTCATTATTGGGGTCATACGGATGATGTTTCTGAAGGTGGCGCTGGTATGACGTTGATTACTGAGGAGGTTATTCAGAGGCATTCTTCTGTAGTGTTGGAGTTTTTAGAAGGTGGTGTTTCTCTGGAAGCTGAAGTTGTTAAGTCTAGGCGGAAACATCACTCTACTAGTGTTTCGGTGAGGTTTACAAATCTTACGCCGGAACAAAATCGGCATATTATCGAGATTCTCTATACTGAGAAGAATTGGTGGAAGCGGAGTAAGCGCATTGGGGGGTTGGATTCTTTTTTGGCAATTCTGTCAGCTTTCCTGCGGTTTAGACCGGTGATGACGGTTTATGATGGTCAATCTTCTGGGCAGAATAAAATATAG
- the cas2 gene encoding CRISPR-associated endonuclease Cas2 produces MYVVISYDIPEDKRRTKIHSILKSYGQWMQYSVFECELTETQYAKLRSRLGKVIKPDEDSIRFYGLCACCQGKVERIGGEQLRDNSIFFA; encoded by the coding sequence ATGTATGTAGTTATTTCTTATGACATTCCAGAAGATAAGCGCCGCACGAAAATTCACTCGATTCTGAAGTCTTATGGGCAGTGGATGCAGTATAGTGTGTTTGAGTGTGAGCTGACCGAGACGCAGTATGCTAAGTTGCGATCGCGCTTGGGTAAGGTTATCAAACCTGATGAAGACAGTATCCGCTTCTACGGGCTTTGTGCTTGCTGTCAGGGTAAGGTGGAGCGAATCGGCGGTGAGCAACTGCGAGATAATTCGATTTTTTTTGCTTGA
- the cas1d gene encoding type I-D CRISPR-associated endonuclease Cas1d, whose amino-acid sequence MGTVYITQEDSFIGKTDERLIVKADKKNILDVPFIKVEGVVVLGRATVSPAVVSELMERKIPLSFMMGTGKYLGRLEPEMTKNIFVRKAQWQAAGETEQSVHVVRGFVRGKLKNYRSILNRNQRKYSELDWQAAIDRVQNAIAPIDKTNSINSLRGLEGAGSAAYFGAFNQLIRVEGFSFAARRRRPPTDPVNALLSFGYSLLRHDVQSAVNIVGFDPYLGYLHFEHYGRPGLALDLMEEFRPLVVDSMVLNAINHGILKPSDFTSEPLSNAVFLSPEGRREFLRQYEMKKQSEFKHPVLGRKCTYQEAFEIQARLLAKYLMGEIDKYPPLFLR is encoded by the coding sequence ATGGGAACTGTTTACATTACTCAAGAAGATTCATTTATCGGGAAAACCGACGAACGTCTCATTGTTAAAGCAGACAAGAAAAATATTCTCGATGTACCCTTCATTAAAGTGGAAGGGGTGGTTGTCTTGGGACGGGCTACGGTTTCTCCGGCTGTTGTTTCGGAATTAATGGAACGGAAGATTCCGTTGAGTTTCATGATGGGAACGGGTAAATATTTGGGGAGGTTAGAACCGGAAATGACGAAGAATATTTTTGTGAGAAAGGCACAGTGGCAAGCGGCTGGGGAAACGGAACAATCGGTGCATGTGGTGCGGGGTTTTGTGCGAGGGAAGTTGAAGAATTATCGTTCAATTCTGAATCGAAATCAGCGTAAATATTCTGAACTGGATTGGCAAGCTGCAATTGATCGGGTGCAAAATGCGATCGCACCCATTGATAAAACAAATTCGATTAATTCTCTGCGAGGTTTGGAGGGGGCAGGAAGTGCGGCGTATTTTGGGGCGTTTAATCAGTTAATTCGGGTTGAGGGGTTTAGTTTTGCCGCCAGACGCCGTCGCCCACCGACTGATCCGGTGAATGCATTGTTGAGTTTTGGCTATTCTTTATTGCGTCACGATGTCCAAAGTGCGGTGAATATTGTGGGGTTTGACCCTTATTTAGGATATCTCCACTTTGAACATTATGGTCGTCCAGGTTTGGCACTGGATTTGATGGAAGAGTTTCGTCCGTTGGTGGTGGATTCGATGGTTTTGAATGCGATTAATCATGGTATTCTCAAGCCTTCTGATTTTACCAGTGAGCCGTTGAGTAATGCGGTGTTTCTGTCTCCTGAAGGACGGCGTGAGTTTTTGCGGCAGTATGAAATGAAGAAACAATCGGAGTTTAAGCATCCGGTGTTGGGACGCAAATGCACGTATCAAGAGGCGTTTGAGATTCAGGCGCGGCTGTTGGCAAAGTATTTGATGGGCGAAATTGACAAGTATCCACCTTTGTTTTTGCGATAA
- the cas4 gene encoding CRISPR-associated protein Cas4, translating into MNEIDYIPIASLNQYAYCPHRCWRMFCAGEFTDNQYTIEGTSLHDRVHTLGESNREETWQIRAIWLKSEQYKLIGKSDLIESDSGQLYPIEYKRGRKGEWDNDELQVCAQALCLEEMTGQSVTTGYVYYAHSHQRQPVEISAQLREDAIATIQSVTTLLQTGIMPQPIYSKRCSGCSLSAQCLPQVVNKVGRYQEAD; encoded by the coding sequence ATGAACGAAATTGATTACATCCCCATCGCATCACTCAACCAATATGCCTACTGTCCCCATCGCTGCTGGCGGATGTTTTGTGCGGGGGAATTTACCGATAATCAATACACAATTGAAGGGACAAGTTTACACGATCGCGTCCATACCCTCGGAGAAAGTAATCGCGAAGAAACCTGGCAGATTCGAGCGATTTGGCTGAAATCAGAACAGTACAAACTGATTGGAAAATCAGACTTAATCGAATCAGATTCTGGTCAACTTTATCCGATTGAGTACAAGCGGGGACGCAAGGGCGAATGGGATAATGATGAGTTGCAAGTTTGTGCTCAAGCCTTATGTCTTGAAGAAATGACGGGGCAATCGGTAACAACGGGTTATGTTTACTATGCCCACTCTCACCAACGCCAACCAGTAGAGATTTCTGCCCAACTCCGAGAAGACGCGATCGCAACAATTCAATCGGTTACAACTTTATTGCAAACAGGTATTATGCCTCAACCCATTTACAGCAAACGTTGTTCTGGATGCAGTCTTTCTGCTCAATGTTTGCCCCAGGTTGTTAATAAGGTGGGACGCTATCAAGAAGCGGATTAA
- the cas6 gene encoding CRISPR-associated endoribonuclease Cas6, whose amino-acid sequence MPHSLILNLLPQSPIPPQFLTGRHLHALFLTLVSSVDRKLGDYLHESKADKPFTLSPLQLIHSPLIKGGQGRNRYTLQWEHTKAIAAGTPCWWRISLLDDTLFSKLTQLWLNLNPNHPWHLGPADLHITSILGTPQSTQPWANAISYTQLYEESSESNRQIELAFCTPTAFRQSNYDCALPTRDLVFNSLIKRWNQYSGIELPKTLIEPIFPSFFDIHTEMVADSRSKFIGCVGAMSFRLLGEVEPLTIKQINALSNFALYSGVGRKTTMGMGMVRRLNNQ is encoded by the coding sequence ATGCCCCACAGCCTCATCCTCAACCTCCTGCCCCAGTCGCCCATTCCCCCGCAATTCCTGACTGGACGGCATCTACACGCCCTCTTCCTCACCCTTGTTAGTTCCGTCGATCGCAAATTGGGTGACTACCTCCACGAATCCAAAGCTGACAAACCCTTTACTCTCAGTCCATTGCAACTGATTCACTCCCCTCTGATTAAGGGGGGGCAAGGGAGGAATCGCTACACTCTGCAATGGGAACACACAAAAGCTATTGCTGCGGGTACTCCTTGCTGGTGGCGCATCTCCCTACTCGATGACACCCTATTCAGCAAACTTACCCAACTCTGGCTCAACCTCAACCCTAATCATCCCTGGCATCTCGGCCCTGCCGACTTGCACATTACTAGTATCCTTGGTACTCCCCAATCCACTCAACCTTGGGCGAATGCGATTAGCTATACTCAACTTTACGAGGAATCTTCAGAGAGTAATCGCCAAATTGAGTTAGCTTTTTGTACGCCCACCGCCTTCCGACAAAGCAATTATGACTGCGCCTTACCCACACGAGACTTGGTGTTTAATAGTCTAATTAAGCGTTGGAATCAATACAGCGGTATTGAACTGCCCAAAACATTAATTGAGCCAATCTTTCCCAGTTTTTTCGATATTCACACGGAAATGGTTGCCGACTCTCGCAGTAAGTTTATTGGTTGTGTTGGGGCGATGAGTTTTCGCCTTTTAGGAGAGGTTGAACCCTTGACAATTAAGCAAATTAATGCATTATCAAATTTTGCTCTTTATAGCGGTGTTGGGAGGAAAACGACGATGGGAATGGGAATGGTACGGCGATTGAATAATCAATAA
- the cas3 gene encoding type I-D CRISPR-associated helicase Cas3', giving the protein MSNLKINLEPRSIALCPNPDLPSGLAQAFMNQTLQHQVDVYKAAETNDIILDLAPTGTGKTKAGLSVLHHNRDRNAVYIAPTNALIEQQTEAAEKFVRDAGLPHIVKAASARHIKSWRDDLVGNRSGEKLYNVLREPATIFPECGGGRPILLVTNPDIFYYATFFAYNKLDRGNIASEFYNSFSTVIFDEFHLYDAKQLVSLFFYLALSKIFNYFQYNRKVVLLTATPEPACEAALEVLKKSGVRISSSINGESQTDHLTPSQTAVNLEIRKQLDRDALINDIANEVVQRLQNYPEHNGAVILDSKDILNRLSDNLRARGLEDICGRITGSTPIAQRQKAAQKQVILATSTVDVGFNFEREVEPERQNLDWLIFSTRDRFSFWQRLGRVGRVLGKKQTDIPSEAIAYLPEQAWEQGIENLDCSGGREALKEMLESLDCMKRPFLDIYWRSEAFLEIAKPLLELETFLEELPDDHLVIKLYQTLQEVLKGKRKWEDYQKRMKVLKGAEDIARKTVKEIQKDWKYVKGGQSFVMSYLRAYCPEDYEEIKTGRASFKTIEEMIKKEQELAKDIQKYAVILKASYAPLFRFRDSLFGNVKIYDPHNLLLDEVGETNLDPIHLLRFYEFESDGDRIEVTARVDEPYNLAFSLQVSDLQDFKNTLLCKLYAFENCSIKRMHGDVVRPTPSIIEKQLIPGVIVSETAKNRWAIVRLRKQGLECYPIYVSSYDCPSPKQYTFFPSLSGILAIASAGVALKCPDEEDFWVI; this is encoded by the coding sequence ATGAGTAATCTGAAAATCAACCTCGAACCCCGTAGCATTGCCCTCTGTCCCAATCCTGACTTACCCTCAGGCTTGGCGCAAGCATTTATGAACCAGACACTTCAGCACCAAGTTGATGTCTATAAGGCAGCAGAAACGAATGATATCATCCTTGACCTTGCACCAACGGGAACTGGAAAAACCAAAGCTGGGTTAAGTGTGCTGCATCATAACCGCGATCGCAATGCAGTCTACATTGCACCCACCAATGCACTGATCGAACAACAAACTGAAGCAGCAGAAAAATTTGTGCGGGATGCAGGTTTACCACATATCGTCAAAGCTGCATCTGCAAGACATATTAAGAGTTGGCGAGATGATCTGGTTGGCAATCGTTCTGGGGAAAAGCTTTACAATGTGCTACGTGAACCTGCAACGATTTTCCCGGAATGTGGCGGCGGTAGACCAATTTTGCTCGTTACCAACCCAGATATTTTCTATTACGCAACGTTTTTTGCCTACAACAAGCTAGATCGCGGCAATATTGCTAGTGAATTCTACAACAGTTTCTCAACAGTCATCTTTGATGAGTTTCACCTGTACGATGCCAAACAGCTTGTCAGCTTGTTCTTTTACCTAGCTCTTTCAAAGATTTTCAATTACTTTCAGTACAATCGCAAAGTTGTTCTTCTAACAGCAACACCAGAGCCAGCTTGTGAAGCAGCTTTAGAAGTTCTTAAAAAATCTGGAGTAAGAATTTCTTCCTCAATTAATGGAGAATCACAAACAGATCATCTCACTCCTTCTCAGACAGCAGTAAATCTGGAGATTCGCAAGCAGTTAGACAGAGATGCACTGATTAACGACATCGCGAATGAAGTCGTTCAAAGGCTGCAAAACTATCCTGAGCACAACGGTGCAGTGATTCTTGACTCTAAAGATATACTTAACCGTTTGTCTGACAATTTAAGAGCGCGAGGTTTAGAAGATATTTGTGGGCGTATCACGGGTAGTACACCCATCGCTCAGCGACAAAAGGCAGCACAAAAGCAAGTCATTCTCGCTACGAGTACAGTAGATGTTGGGTTTAATTTTGAGCGTGAAGTTGAGCCGGAGCGACAAAACCTTGATTGGCTGATTTTCTCAACACGCGATCGCTTTTCTTTCTGGCAGCGCCTTGGCAGAGTTGGGCGGGTGCTGGGTAAGAAGCAAACCGATATTCCCTCAGAAGCGATCGCCTATTTACCTGAGCAAGCTTGGGAACAAGGAATAGAGAATCTAGACTGTTCTGGTGGACGGGAAGCCCTCAAGGAAATGTTAGAAAGCTTAGACTGCATGAAGCGTCCGTTTTTGGATATTTACTGGCGATCGGAAGCATTTCTAGAGATAGCTAAACCTTTGCTTGAACTTGAAACTTTTCTAGAAGAACTACCTGACGATCATTTAGTAATTAAGCTCTATCAAACACTCCAAGAGGTTCTCAAAGGAAAGCGAAAATGGGAAGATTATCAAAAGCGGATGAAAGTCTTGAAAGGAGCGGAGGATATTGCGAGGAAGACTGTTAAAGAGATTCAAAAGGATTGGAAATATGTCAAAGGTGGTCAAAGCTTTGTCATGAGCTATCTGAGAGCTTACTGTCCAGAAGATTATGAAGAAATTAAAACTGGACGCGCTTCTTTTAAAACAATCGAAGAGATGATTAAGAAAGAGCAAGAGCTTGCTAAAGATATACAAAAGTACGCTGTAATTCTCAAAGCAAGCTATGCTCCTCTATTTCGGTTCCGAGATAGCTTATTTGGCAATGTCAAAATTTATGATCCACATAATCTGCTTTTGGATGAGGTAGGAGAAACTAATCTTGACCCAATTCATTTGCTGCGTTTTTATGAATTTGAGAGTGATGGCGATCGCATAGAAGTCACAGCACGGGTTGATGAGCCGTACAATCTAGCCTTCTCGCTGCAAGTTAGCGACCTACAAGACTTCAAAAACACACTCTTGTGCAAGCTTTATGCCTTTGAAAATTGCAGTATCAAGCGAATGCATGGCGATGTTGTACGACCCACACCATCAATCATTGAGAAACAGCTTATTCCAGGTGTAATTGTTTCTGAAACGGCGAAGAATCGCTGGGCGATCGTGCGTTTGAGAAAGCAGGGATTAGAGTGTTACCCCATTTACGTGTCCTCCTACGATTGTCCCTCACCGAAGCAATACACATTCTTTCCAAGTTTATCTGGGATTCTAGCGATCGCCTCTGCTGGAGTTGCATTAAAATGTCCTGATGAAGAAGACTTTTGGGTAATTTAA
- the cas5d gene encoding type I-D CRISPR-associated protein Cas5/Csc1, whose product MPQLEISPTSSDANLPFQTARLIELWCAEPVFFASRELSDTYYTEGAIGNYALAYALGWARSPYRLTGKDTGRPRYLEDLTPLAEQCYILPAYPVEGGISFRFERFNALSDSYWYAMTNNRVATAREDLPLKRTGKKPNTFRPSNFPQTGRLRVIERGSRFQTLVFGNRELPEYIRIGKFTSKVRIDVVRELTITLLPVADYCCNVYLSAADIPNNLELFTFDLISIPPVSLLKNLRFHGAAWKVGDFTLPANLKFCGGRTDE is encoded by the coding sequence ATGCCACAATTAGAAATTTCGCCGACTTCCTCCGATGCTAATCTTCCGTTTCAAACTGCTCGTCTAATCGAGTTGTGGTGTGCCGAACCTGTCTTTTTTGCTTCGCGGGAATTATCAGATACTTACTACACCGAAGGTGCGATCGGAAACTACGCTTTAGCCTATGCGTTGGGATGGGCGCGATCGCCTTACCGCCTAACCGGGAAAGACACCGGACGACCCAGATATCTTGAAGACCTAACCCCACTAGCAGAGCAGTGCTACATCCTTCCTGCTTACCCAGTCGAGGGGGGAATATCATTCCGGTTCGAGCGATTCAATGCTCTGTCTGATTCTTACTGGTATGCCATGACCAATAACCGTGTGGCAACTGCGCGGGAAGACTTACCGCTTAAGCGAACGGGGAAAAAGCCAAATACCTTTCGCCCCAGTAACTTTCCCCAAACTGGACGTTTGCGAGTCATTGAGCGGGGCAGTCGCTTTCAAACATTGGTATTTGGGAATAGAGAACTACCCGAATACATCCGGATTGGCAAATTCACCAGCAAAGTGCGTATCGATGTCGTGCGAGAACTGACGATAACACTGCTTCCTGTTGCTGATTATTGCTGCAATGTCTATCTCAGTGCTGCTGATATACCTAACAACCTGGAACTATTTACCTTTGACCTAATCTCCATTCCTCCCGTTTCCCTACTGAAAAACTTGCGGTTTCATGGAGCAGCTTGGAAGGTTGGCGATTTTACCTTACCTGCAAATCTAAAATTTTGTGGTGGACGCACCGATGAGTAA
- the cas7d gene encoding type I-D CRISPR-associated protein Cas7/Csc2, translating into MSIEKLQPFLASSYENFPKGRTIGVVVLRTTQSETIFRTEGTGEPMCSEYVQAGIEHTESIPRLVMTKRKQVAPERRRGREFLRSHELLYSAPKSDSICALNTNAPCEMCIDCFLYGFAAGGEGAQKSRVWTEDAFSVLPSTELIGDRTINAIFETGTMRDEKGNASTALNTSEYIKPGVHFLDIVTLKDVTADELRYALGNILLTSRYGAVSSRIGRMENQILGIFGGIAELPSSLELVQGVYDKLIGDGKALEHPFNTEALVSVTQSVIANWTNKRGISVQLSADELDALIADVDRHWDLTEQETFLKRLDQSYAPLRKVKSEGKKKGRGEKQEE; encoded by the coding sequence ATGTCCATTGAAAAACTGCAACCATTTCTCGCATCCAGCTACGAAAACTTTCCCAAAGGACGCACGATTGGAGTTGTTGTACTTCGCACGACGCAATCTGAAACTATCTTTCGCACTGAAGGTACAGGGGAACCAATGTGCAGCGAGTATGTTCAGGCTGGAATCGAGCATACCGAGTCAATTCCTCGGCTAGTGATGACCAAGCGTAAGCAGGTTGCACCCGAACGGCGGCGAGGACGGGAATTCTTAAGATCGCACGAACTCCTCTACTCTGCACCAAAGAGCGACTCTATTTGTGCCCTCAATACTAATGCACCTTGCGAAATGTGTATTGACTGTTTCCTCTACGGTTTTGCGGCTGGAGGTGAAGGCGCACAAAAAAGCCGTGTTTGGACAGAAGATGCTTTTAGTGTTTTGCCTTCAACGGAATTGATTGGCGATCGCACTATCAACGCCATCTTTGAAACTGGAACAATGCGTGACGAAAAGGGTAATGCCTCAACAGCTCTAAACACTAGCGAATACATTAAACCAGGTGTTCACTTCCTTGATATTGTCACGCTCAAAGATGTAACAGCTGACGAGTTGCGCTATGCCCTCGGCAACATTCTGCTAACAAGCCGTTATGGAGCCGTTTCGAGTCGCATTGGACGGATGGAAAATCAGATTCTCGGCATCTTTGGCGGTATTGCTGAACTGCCAAGTTCTCTTGAATTAGTGCAGGGGGTTTACGACAAGCTCATTGGGGATGGGAAAGCTCTCGAACATCCGTTTAATACTGAAGCTCTAGTTTCGGTGACTCAATCTGTAATTGCTAACTGGACAAACAAACGGGGAATCTCGGTGCAACTGTCTGCTGACGAACTGGATGCACTCATTGCTGATGTTGATCGCCATTGGGATTTGACCGAACAGGAAACATTTCTCAAGCGTCTCGATCAGTCCTATGCACCACTCCGCAAAGTGAAAAGTGAAGGGAAGAAAAAGGGACGAGGTGAAAAACAGGAAGAGTAA